A window of Diadema setosum chromosome 2, eeDiaSeto1, whole genome shotgun sequence contains these coding sequences:
- the LOC140241733 gene encoding NADH dehydrogenase [ubiquinone] 1 beta subcomplex subunit 11, mitochondrial-like, which yields MASLSRAVLRLSRSTTSRLSRTSPLVRHNLRSIPCLLYSSTTKKVSQSEFVIGKQTEVDPARVEEIIKEGSRVPSDTDATDPGYVTHGFHPDPYWDTWTYRIVFFTTISVALVFGPFLLHYAPDATGREWAMKEAQIVLDERRAAGQPVIEPDFIDPSKLVLPESDPEPLRTM from the exons ATGGCGTCGCTTAGCAGAGCGGTGTTGAGACTTTCTCGCAGTACGACGTCGAGACTGTCGAGAACTTCACCTCTTGTTCGACACAATCTAAGGTCAATTCCATGTCTACTTTATAGCTCTACGACCAAGAAAGTTTCCCAATCAGAATTTGTGATTGGAAAACAAACTGAAGTCGATCCTGCCCGGGTAGAAGAGATCATCAAGGAAGGTTCTCGTGTGCCATCGGATACGGACGCAACTGATCCA GGATATGTCACTCATGGCTTTCACCCAGATCCTTACTGGGACACTTGGACATATCGGATTGTCTTCTTCACAACAATATCTGTGGCGTTGGTCTTCGGTCCATTTTTACTTCACTATGCCCCCGATGC GACTGGAAGAGAGTGGGCCATGAAGGAAGCTCAGATTGTCCTCGACGAGAGGAGAGCAGCGGGCCAGCCGGTCATCGAGCCAGATTTCATTGACCCCAGCAAGCTGGTCCTTCCCGAGTCTGATCCAGAGCCATTACGCACCATGTAA